The following proteins are encoded in a genomic region of Brachypodium distachyon strain Bd21 chromosome 1, Brachypodium_distachyon_v3.0, whole genome shotgun sequence:
- the LOC100833360 gene encoding probable cellulose synthase A catalytic subunit 5 [UDP-forming] isoform X3, whose amino-acid sequence MEASAGLVAGSHNRNELVVIRRDGEPGQRPLKQHNSRACQICGDDVGLTPDGEPFVACNECAFPVCRDCYEYERREGTQNCPQCKTRFKRLKGCARVPGDEEEEGADDLENEFNWRDRDADSQYVAESMLHAHMTYGRGGDIDGVPQPFMPIPNVPLLTNGQMVDDIPPEQHALVPSFMGGGGKRIHPLPYADPNLPVQPRSMDPSKDLAAYGYGSVAWKERMESWKQKQERLHQTRNDGGKDWGGDGDDADLPLMDEARQPLSRKVAISSSLINPYRMIIIIRLVIVGFFFHYRVMHPVNDAFVLWLISVICEIWFAMSWILDQFPKWFPIERETYLDRLTLRFDKEGQPSQLAPVDFFVSTVDPLKEPPIVTANTILSILAVDYPVDKLSCYVSDDGAAMLTFEGLSETSEFAKKWVPFCKKYSLEPRAPEWYFQQKIDYLKDKVEPNFVRDRRAMKREYEEFKVRINALVAKAQKVPEEGWTMQDGTPWPGNNVRDHPGMIQVFLGQSGGHDVEGNELPRLVYVSREKRPGYDHHKKAGAMNALVRVSAVLTNAPYMLNLDCDHYVNNSKAVKEAMCFMMDPLVGKKVCYVQFPQRFDAIDRHDRYANRNVVFFDINMKGLDGIQGPIYVGTGCVFRRQALYGYDAPKTKKPPSRTCNCWPKWCFCCFCFGNRKNKKKVTKAKTEKKKRFFFKKAENQSPAYALSEIDEAAAGAETEKAGIVNQQKLEKKFGQSSVFVASTLLENGGTLRSASPASLLKEAIHVIGCGYEDKTDWGKEIGWIYGSVTEDILTGFKMHCHGWRSIYCMPKRAAFKGSAPLNLSDRLNQVLRWALGSIEIFFSNHCPLWYGYGGGLKFLERFSYINSIVYPWTSIPLLAYCTLPAICLLTGKFITPELSNLASVWYMSLFICIFVTGILEMRWSHVAVDDWWRNEQFWVIGGVSAHFFAVFQGLLKVIAGVDTSFTVTTKAGDDGEFSELYTFKWTTLLIPPTTLLLLNFIGVVAGISNAINNGYESWGPLFGKLFFAFWVIVHLYPFLKGLLGRQNRTPTIVIVWSILLASILSLLWVRVNPFLAKNDGPLLEQCGLDCN is encoded by the exons ATGGAGGCCAGCGCCGGGCTGGTGGCCGGCTCGCACAACCGGAACGAGCTCGTCGTCATCCGCCGCGACGGGGAGCCCGGG CAGAGGCCGCTGAAGCAGCACAACAGCAGGGCGTGCCAGATTTGCGGGGACGACGTGGGGCTGACCCCCGACGGCGAGCCCTTCGTCGCCTGCAACGAGTGCGCCTTCCCCGTCTGCCGCGACTGCTACGAGTACGAGCGCCGCGAGGGCACGCAGAACTGCCCGCAGTGCAAGACCCGCTTCAAGCGCCTCAAGG GTTGCGCGCGGGTGCCtggggatgaggaagaggagggcgcCGACGACCTGGAGAACGAGTTCAACTGGAGGGACAGGGACGCCGACTCGCAGTATGTCGCCGAGTCCATGCTCCACGCCCACATGACCtacggccgcggcggggacATCGACGGCGTGCCGCAGCCGTTCATGCCCATCCCCAATGTTCCCTTGCTCACCAATGGCCAGATG GTTGATGACATCCCACCGGAGCAGCACGCCCTGGTTCCTTCGTTCATGGGCGGCGGGGGGAAGAGGATCCACCCGCTTCCTTATGCTGATCCAAACCTTCCTG TGCAACCGAGATCCATGGACCCGTCCAAGGATCTCGCTGCATACGGCTACGGGAGCGTTGCCTGGAAGGAGAGGATGGAGAGCTGGAAGCAGAAGCAGGAGAGGCTCCATCAGACGAGAAATGACGGTGGCAAAGATTGGGGCGGCGATGGTGATGATGCAGATCTACCACT AATGGATGAAGCAAGACAGCCATTGTCCAGAAAGGTTGCGATTTCTTCAAGCCTGATTAATCCCTATAGGATGATTATCATAATCCGGTTGGTGATTGTGGGGTTCTTCTTCCACTACCGGGTGATGCATCCGGTGAATGATGCATTTGTTTTGTGGCTCATATCTGTAATATGTGAAATCTGGTTTGCCATGTCTTGGATTCTTGATCAATTCCCAAAGTGGTTTCCTATCGAGAGGGAGACTTACCTTGACCGGTTGACATTGAG GTTTGACAAGGAAGGCCAGCCATCTCAACTTGCCCCAGTTGATTTCTTTGTCAGTACGGTTGATCCCTTGAAGGAACCTCCGATAGTCACAGCAAATACTATTCTATCTATCCTTGCGGTAGATTATCCAGTTGACAAGCTCTCTTGCTATGTTTCTGACGATGGTGCTGCCATGCTGACATTTGAAGGATTGTCTGAAACATCTGAATTTGCAAAGAAATGGGTTCCTTTCTGTAAGAAGTATAGTCTCGAGCCTCGAGCTCCAGAGTGGTACTTTCAGCAGAAGATAGACTACCTGAAAGATAAGGTGGAACCGAACTTTGTTAGGGACAGGAGAGCAATGAAG agagAATACGAGGAATTCAAGGTCCGAATCAATGCCTTGGTTGCTAAAGCCCAGAAAGTCCCCGAGGAAGGATGGACAATGCAGGATGGAACTCCCTGGCCTGGAAACAATGTTCGTGACCATCCTGGAATGATTCAG GTCTTTCTTGGTCAAAGTGGTGGCCATGATGTTGAAGGAAATGAGCTGCCTCGATTGGTGTATGTTTCAAGAGAAAAACGGCCAGGCTATGACCATCATAAGAAGGCTGGTGCTATGAACGCATTG GTCCGAGTCTCTGCTGTACTTACCAATGCTCCATATATGCTGAACTTGGATTGTGATCATTACGTGAACAACAGCAAGGCAGTAAAAGAAGCAATGTGTTTCATGATGGATCCTTTGGTGGGAAAGAAAGTTTGTTATGTGCAGTTCCCTCAAAGATTCGATGCCATTGATCGTCATGATCGATATGCTAACAGGAATGTTGTCTTCTTCGAT ATTAACATGAAAGGTTTGGATGGTATTCAAGGCCCCATCTATGTTGGCACTGGATGCGTCTTTAGAAGGCAGGCACTGTACGGTTATGATGCCCCCAAAACAAAGAAGCCGCCTTCAAGGACTTGCAACTGCTGGCCAAAGTGGTGCTTTTGCTGTTTCTGCTTTGGTAAcaggaagaacaagaagaaggttaCAAAAGCTAaaacagagaagaaaaagaggtTCTTTTTCAAGAAAGCAGAAAATCAGTCCCCTGCATATGCACTTAGTGAAATTGACGAAGCTGCTGCAG gagctgaaactgaaaaggcTGGTATCGTAAATCAACAGAAATTAGAAAAGAAATTTGGCCAGTCTTCCGTTTTTGTTGCATCCACGCTTCTTGAGAATGGTGGAACCCTGAGGAGTGCAAGTCCAGCTTCTCTTCTGAAGGAAGCTATACATGTCATCGGCTGTGGCTATGAAGACAAGACAGACTGGGGAAAAGAG ATTGGCTGGATCTATGGATCGGTTACAGAGGATATTCTGACTGGGTTTAAGATGCATTGCCATGGTTGGCGGTCGATTTACTGCATGCCTAAACGGGCCGCATTCAAAGGTTCTGCGCCTCTCAATCTTTCCGATCGTCTTAACCAGGTTCTTAGGTGGGCTCTTGGGTCTATTGAAATCTTCTTCAGCAATCACTGCCCTCTTTGGTATGGGTATGGTGGTGGACTGAAATTTTTGGAAAGATTTTCCTACATCAACTCCATTGTCTATCCTTGGACGTCCATTCCACTTTTGGCTTACTGTACATTACCTGCCATCTGCTTGTTGACGGGAAAATTCATCACTCCAGAG CTTAGCAATCTTGCCAGTGTCTGGTACATGTCCCTTTTTATCTGCATTTTTGTCACGGGCATTCTGGAAATGAGATGGAGTCATGTAGCAGTCGACGATTGGTGGAGAAACGAGCAATTTTGGGTCATTGGAGGTGTCTCTGCCCACTTCTTCGCTGTGTTCCAAGGACTTCTCAAGGTCATAGCTGGTGTAGACACGAGCTTCACCGTGACAACCAAGGCTGGAGACGATGGAGAGTTCTCGGAACTCTACACCTTCAAATGGACAACACTGCTGATACCTCCGACCACTCTGCTCCTGCTGAACTTCATCGGGGTAGTGGCTGGCATTTCCAATGCAATCAACAATGGATACGAATCATGGGGGCCGCTCTTTGGAAAGCTCTTCTTCGCGTTCTGGGTGATTGTCCACCTGTACCCGTTCCTCAAAGGTTTGCTTGGAAGGCAAAACAGGACCCCAACAATCGTCATCGTCTGGTCCATCCTTCTGGCTTCgatcctctccctcctctgggTCCGGGTCAATCCTTTCCTCGCCAAGAACGACGGCCCTCTTCTGGAGCAGTGTGGTCTGGATTGCAACTAG